From a region of the Methylocystis hirsuta genome:
- a CDS encoding helix-turn-helix domain-containing protein: protein MTKAQFLSTEGVPHARRREWLCEVIGREYARADACALPTQPLFNEMTIYGEIDVRLSAIRSNAILIERPKRPSLPDSQDVYLAVVLLSGEYFLEQGERRAALRPGDMTIYDATRPHKIYCPGSFSKLIVSLPRAAMRMRLADMDRRLATPIAGARGLGAIAAAHIRSIAAQAAVLTDESFAAATDHCADLIALSVADSQQIPATARSRDATLRRVKRFIEGRLGDPQLDPTMTAQALGLSIRYLNALFEAEGVSLMRYVWSRRLDQCRADLYARAHAPIGEIAFRWGFSDFSHFSRAFRRRFGQSAREMRMQAE from the coding sequence ATGACGAAAGCGCAATTCCTTTCGACCGAAGGCGTGCCGCATGCCCGGCGCCGTGAGTGGCTCTGTGAGGTGATCGGACGTGAATACGCCCGCGCAGACGCTTGCGCGCTGCCGACGCAGCCGCTGTTCAATGAAATGACGATCTATGGCGAAATTGACGTGCGACTCTCGGCGATCCGCTCAAACGCCATCCTCATCGAAAGACCGAAGCGGCCTTCGCTGCCCGACAGTCAGGACGTGTATCTCGCCGTTGTGCTGCTCTCGGGCGAATATTTTCTTGAGCAAGGCGAGCGCCGAGCGGCGTTGCGTCCTGGCGACATGACGATCTACGACGCCACCCGGCCGCACAAAATCTATTGTCCTGGCTCATTCTCGAAACTGATCGTATCTCTGCCGCGCGCCGCCATGCGAATGCGTTTGGCCGATATGGACCGTCGCTTGGCCACACCGATCGCCGGCGCGCGCGGACTTGGCGCGATCGCCGCCGCGCATATCCGTTCTATCGCCGCGCAAGCCGCCGTACTCACGGATGAGTCCTTCGCGGCGGCGACGGATCATTGCGCCGACCTCATCGCCCTTTCCGTCGCCGATTCGCAACAAATTCCCGCGACCGCCCGCAGTCGCGACGCCACGCTGCGACGGGTGAAGCGCTTCATCGAAGGCCGCTTGGGCGATCCCCAGCTTGATCCGACCATGACGGCCCAGGCGCTGGGGCTTTCAATCCGCTATCTCAACGCGCTCTTCGAAGCCGAGGGCGTATCGCTGATGCGCTATGTGTGGTCGAGGCGTCTCGATCAGTGTCGCGCCGACCTATACGCCCGGGCGCACGCCCCGATTGGCGAGATCGCCTTTCGCTGGGGCTTCAGCGATTTTTCCCACTTCAGCCGGGCGTTTCGCCGGCGGTTTGGACAATCCGCGCGCGAGATGCGGATGCAGGCCGAATAG
- a CDS encoding Os1348 family NHLP clan protein: MTEANMTQAQNEEHLRALVGRIFTDQKFAHQLESDPENALKQAGISLSEPQREAIQAGARQTLAVPGAGEAVAAFVSPVVRVVTQGTRPVVNVVVSSAVVAEKK, encoded by the coding sequence ATGACGGAGGCAAACATGACGCAAGCACAAAATGAAGAACATCTGAGAGCATTGGTTGGTCGTATCTTCACTGACCAAAAGTTCGCGCACCAGTTGGAGTCCGATCCGGAAAACGCTCTGAAACAGGCTGGAATCAGCCTCTCGGAGCCTCAAAGAGAGGCTATCCAGGCCGGCGCTCGTCAAACACTGGCGGTCCCTGGCGCGGGAGAAGCCGTCGCGGCCTTCGTGTCGCCGGTCGTACGCGTCGTGACCCAGGGGACGAGACCGGTCGTCAACGTTGTGGTGTCATCGGCGGTCGTCGCCGAGAAAAAGTGA